Sequence from the Acomys russatus chromosome 12, mAcoRus1.1, whole genome shotgun sequence genome:
AAataatagagaagaaaatgatggGAACTCCAGGCTAGAATGACAGAGCCGGGGCCATAGGCTTGGGGTgatggtcaaaaaaaaaaaaaaaaaaaaaaaaaaaaaaaaaaaaaaaaaaagaagaagaaagaaagaaagaaaaagaaaagatatagcTTGAGAGAAGAATTGCATTCTAGAGACCAACTGCACAGCACGGTGATGACAGCTCATCTCAGGTATTAGAGTCATTACAAATACTAAAagatgaggctggaaagatggctcggtggttaagagcaccggccacccttctagaggacctgggttcagttcccagcacccatgagcaGCTCACACCGGTCTGTAACTCGAATTCTAGGGATCTTATGCTCTCTTTTGGTCTCCCAGCACAGTGCATGCAGTATACttagacacagacaaacactcatacacataacatgaAAACAAATAGATCTTAAACATGATACAAATGCTTAGAGAGTGTATTCTATGTACTCTcaccacaaaaataataattatgtgagggtaaatatatattaattatctAGAGTTAATCATAGTGCATACTCTAAAATATCATgctaatatatattattatctaGAGTTAATCATAGTGCATACTCTAAAAATCATGTTAATGTCTAATAAGTACACACAAATTATCTGTTGATCTTAGAATACATTTGAAAATCGATTAATTTAATTTGGTTATACACTCTCACACTTACCTAGAGCCTAAAAAAGTCTCAGCTTGGGTGGCTTTGCATTTTTCAGGAGTTATTATTGACTAGCTTCTTATGAGacaagtaattaaaattttatgggAAAAGTCCACATCATCTgtccagaaagcaaacaaacaagcaagcaagcaagtaagcaagcaagcaagcaagctatgTGGTCTCAAAGTCAATCTAAATCATTGCACAGCATGAGTACAAAAGGTGGCTTCAAAGCTTGTTAGGATTCGGTTACCCGGGCAGTAAGGGCTTTCACTCCCTGCCTTTTGGCGCTAGTTCCTTCCCGAGAGCGCCAGTTCACTGGTCAGGTCAGCTTTATGTTCGTGCACTTTCTAATCTGTTAGAACAACAGCGCAAGGACCAGGATTAGGGAAGAAAGCGTACTTGACAGATCTTGCCCGAAAGCCATGCTTTGTGAAGGTGCAAGCAGGATGCACCACTGAGCCTGTAAACCATTGCTTTCCCCGCTTTTGTTTGTCATCACAACAGACCAGCTCTCACAGGGTAAGGCTGTACGAGAAAGATGACTACCGGGGCCTTGTGTCTGAGCTTATAGAAGACTGCTCCTGCATCCACGACCGCTTCCGCCTCAACGAGATCTACTCCATGCACGTGCTGGAGGGCTGCTGGGTCCTCTACGAGATGCCCAACTACCGAGGCCGGCAGTACCTGCTCAGGCCTGGAGACTACAGGCGCTACCATGACTGGGGTGCCATGGATGCCAAAGTTGGCTCTCTGAGACGGGTCATTGATCTGTATTAAGCCTCATTTTGCATCTTACAGCCcacacatatgcaataaatatGCAAATTGTGTTCCTGGCACTAAGTGGCtgttgcttatcctttctttttctctctctctctttggtttggtttggttttcaagacagggcttctctgtgtagccttggctgtcctggactcactttgtagatcaggctgaccttgaactcacagagttccagctgcctctgcctcctgagctctgggattacaggcgtgcactactgcTTATCTTTAAAGATAAAACTCTTGCTTACCTTTAATATTACAACTCTATTAAGTGGTATCTTAGGAAACttactcagggctggagagatggctcagaggttaagagcactggttgctcttccagaggtcgtgagttcaattcccagcaaccacatgatggcgccctcttctggtgtataggcATACacgcaagcagaatactgtatatttaataaataaatataaaaaaaggaaacttaCTCAACTTTCAGATGCCGACCCACTTCCTTCCAGGCAGAAAACAGTGCTTATTGTAAGGTCCATACATTAGAGGCCTCTGAATctgcaggagagaggaaagatgaaTGTAAGCAACCACTTAGAAACCCAGAGAAAGGATGTAATGTAAAGCCTGCTTGTGGCTACACCACTAACGACAAGGGATTGCTAGACGGATGGGGCAGCTGGTCTCTTACAAGGAAGTACTCAAGAAAAGATGCTGTGGGGCTGGGAAGAAAGCCTTTGCTgcacaagcttgaggaccagagttctgacACCCAAAACACAGAAACGGTAGTGGATGGTTATGATGCCTCCAGTAAGATGGgctgggagtcagaagcaggaggatccctagAAGCTCACGGGCCAGCCAGCCTtgcagagcagcagtgaacaagaGAACTCTAAACAAAGGGGAAAGCAAAGACCTGCACCGAGCATTTTCTTCTGActcatgcacatacctacactcATGCGtcacacaaacatgcacgtgcatccagatgcacatgcacacacgcatacacctcagatacacatacacccacatgtttttctttttgttttttgttttttcaaggcggGGTTTCTCCttaaagccttggct
This genomic interval carries:
- the LOC127196063 gene encoding gamma-crystallin A → MGKITFYEDRGFQGRCYECSTDCPNLQTYFSRCNSIRVDSGCWMLYERPNYQGHQYFLRRGDYPDYQQWMGFSDSIRSCRSIPYTSSHRVRLYEKDDYRGLVSELIEDCSCIHDRFRLNEIYSMHVLEGCWVLYEMPNYRGRQYLLRPGDYRRYHDWGAMDAKVGSLRRVIDLY